AGTTCAGGCTTTCTTCGGATAGTAACCACAAAGCCGTCTGTAAGGGCAAACTCCGGTTCGTCAAGGCCGACATCACGACAGCGCTTGATCATATCACCTGTTCCAGTGCCCATACGTTCAATGTATTTGGTAAGATAGAGCGGCTCGGCCAATAAGGGATTACAGGGAACGGAGCCGTGGGGCTTTCGCAGTTTTGCAAGAGTCAAAGGCGGTGAAAGGGTACCGGGATTCCAGACCTCCAACCGATTCGCAAAGAGCATCACCTGCACACTTCCGTTGCTTGTATAGTCCCGATGTGCCACAGCATTGACAATGGCTTCGCGAATCACTTCAGGAGGTATCTCGTAAGCCACGGGAGCTTGAACGCTCTGGGCGCGGGTTCCGACAGCAAGATTGATTTTGGAGAGCACAAAATCAACAGCCTGATCTACCAGGTCAAAGACTGTTCCTTTGTAAATACGGTAAAAGGGAATAGGCTTGGTTACCTCAACACCATGAAAATGGGCGCACTTGATTTCGGAAGAAATAAGGAAGCGCTGCGGCTGTATTCCAAAGAGCAAGACTGCTGCATTGCTCGGCCTTTCTTTATCAAGGAGATTCAAATGAGTAAGGACTTCCATGGATGTGGATTCTTCGGACAGCGGGAAGCCTCTGGCCTGTCGGGCTTGACTCAGAAATGTATGTATCTTCTCTTCATCCAGGTCGGCCATGGTGGCATTTCTGCAGAAAGAGGCATCAAAGGGAGCTGAACGAATCAATTCGTGTTCATCAAGGTATTGAACAAGGCTTCCGTATATTGCGGTGACTAGCTCTGCAGCGCTGACAAAGCGACGCCTTACCACCTGGGTTCCCGCCGCCTTGATAAGGCTTTGCATTTTTGGGGCTTTGCCGCCATCGTCAGCGCCTTTGACAAAAATAAGGCGGTGTTTCCCGCTCTTCGTTGCAAGGTCGAATTCCCTATGGGTAGGAGAATAACCTTTGTCGTCTTCCTTTCCGTATTCCATCCCGAAGAGTCCTACGTAAATGTCGCATCGTTCAACTTCCTGGAGATAGACCTCGTCTGCCCGTCTATCAATAGCAGGCATATCTTCAAAAAGAAAAACATCATAGAAGCGCCGCAAAAGAGGATCTCCCCGGAGAAATTCCCGCAACGCCTTGCGCTCCTCGGCAAACTCTTTTTGCACACTGCTGATAAAGATGCGAATGGGATTCATGTCATTTGTCCTAAGTACCACAAGCCAATTTGAAGTTTGAAGTATGAAATTTTTAGCTGATACTCTTCCATTTAAAAACCTAAAATACTTTAACATGCAAAAAGAAAATTTATCAATACCAAAGGAACGGAATTAAAAGAATGAGAGGGGCGGGCTGTTCGGGGGACAGACAACTCATTGATACCTTTTGAAAACAGCTTTCCTAATTTTGATTTTTTGTGCTATATTTAAAAATTGAAGATGGATAACAAACAAGCAATCAATTATTGGATAAAATCTGCTGAAGCTGACTGGCAGGTAGTTAACCACCTTTTTGAAAAAAGAGACTATACATATGCATTATTTTTCGGACAGATAGCACTT
The sequence above is drawn from the Candidatus Schekmanbacteria bacterium genome and encodes:
- a CDS encoding DUF4062 domain-containing protein, with the protein product MNPIRIFISSVQKEFAEERKALREFLRGDPLLRRFYDVFLFEDMPAIDRRADEVYLQEVERCDIYVGLFGMEYGKEDDKGYSPTHREFDLATKSGKHRLIFVKGADDGGKAPKMQSLIKAAGTQVVRRRFVSAAELVTAIYGSLVQYLDEHELIRSAPFDASFCRNATMADLDEEKIHTFLSQARQARGFPLSEESTSMEVLTHLNLLDKERPSNAAVLLFGIQPQRFLISSEIKCAHFHGVEVTKPIPFYRIYKGTVFDLVDQAVDFVLSKINLAVGTRAQSVQAPVAYEIPPEVIREAIVNAVAHRDYTSNGSVQVMLFANRLEVWNPGTLSPPLTLAKLRKPHGSVPCNPLLAEPLYLTKYIERMGTGTGDMIKRCRDVGLDEPEFALTDGFVVTIRRKPELAFKAVGGITGEVTGEVTGEVQRLLAVLVGEMKRKDIQEALALRHEDYFREAYLIPALTAGMIEMTIPGKPTSSKQKYRLTEKGKRILKEKE